Proteins from one Hoplias malabaricus isolate fHopMal1 chromosome 2, fHopMal1.hap1, whole genome shotgun sequence genomic window:
- the LOC136676384 gene encoding golgin subfamily A member 6-like protein 22, with protein METASNKFKLIGPCDDEYDSGSAATLSCHLSPEVSAVDLEIRWFKETECVCLYKNRQVALTHGENRGGLESEAGRGDIEIKMATASNKFKLIGPRDEVQSSSAVTLSCHLSPEVSALDLEIRWFKETECVCLYKNRQVTEGRGYKGRVSLFTQELQRGNVSLQIRNCTRSDLGHYLCQVTDGTITEECTVEVGDPSYLGCTALGRADTVVISQIEQEWTEEDRKKMEESLQLQEKDSELENVRKLLREKESLLEDTVKEVGRCKNQLETQRKELQEKSSTLQKMKIQLEEQKTEVSEKDKQLEEKERIVSEIHTQLMEREEQVKEKQRLLEERNKQLQERTHPPSSVPVRRRKSKQGVHPELSGESPPESGGVSELRLVLLGRTGSGKSAAGNRLLGREERSRAGASTVRQQSESRQGQVAGRQVTVVDTPDYFSPGLSLDELRQDVGLCVHLLAPGPHAFLLVIPVKETSGEERDMLQKMEEMFGERCWRNTMILFTVTDEDQEKKIEEFVQSGNQEVQSLVEKCGNRFHCLNIKESGEGSQVSELLEKIEKMVEGNREKFYSSEMYLETEAQIRAMETKIMKEMEEKRVKEEREMKEKHEKELKNSLRRIEGAVQEHEGEIKHLNDRTTDLERRMKEEKDKEKRRGLKRELERELDRRIELEEKVKRLKEKRERDRCEMEERHRREMEEIMETYEGEARAEAERNLMKILLPELQRNILASKTQMLEEFSRQMEEKNMELEKLREHYSELRKTPAAEANAQPSRSSGGWMRCFLPRRT; from the exons ATGGAGACTGCAAGCAACA AGTTTAAACTCATTGGACCCTGTGATGATGAATATGACTCTGGCTCTGCTGCCACTCTCTCCTGTCACCTGTCTCCTGAAGTCAGTGCTGTTGACCTGGAGATCAGGTGGTTTAAGGAGACGGAGTGTGTTTGTCTCTATAAGAACAGACAG GTGGCGTTGACTCATGGAGAGAACAGAG gaGGTCTTGAGTCTGAAGCTGGAAGAGGAGATATAGAGATAAAGATGGCAACTGCAAGCAACA AGTTTAAACTCATTGGACCCCGTGATGAGGTTCAGTCTAGCTCTGCTGTCACTCTCTCCTGTCACCTGTCTCCTGAAGTCAGTGCTCTTGACCTGGAGATCAGGTGGTTTAAGGAGACGGAGTGTGTTTGTCTCTATAAGAACAGACAGGTGACAGAGGGGCGGGGCTACAAGGGCAGAGTGAGTCTGTTCACTCAGGAGCTGCAGAGAGGAAACGTCTCCTTACAGATCAGAAACTGCACACGATCAGATTTAGGACATTACCTGTGTCAGGTCACTGATGGAACAATAACAGAGGAGTGTACAGTAGAAGTGGGTG ATCCTTCATACTTG GGATGTACGGCG CTGGGCAGAG CTGATACAGTTGTCATTTCACAG ATAGAGCAAGAATGGACAGAAGAGGacagaaagaaaatggaggaatcT CTACAGCTTCAGGAGAAAGACTCAGAGCTGGAGAATGTGAGGAAactgctgagagagaaagagtctctACTGGAGGACACAGTGAAAGAGGTGGGCAGATGTAAAAATCAactggagacacagagaaaggagcTGCAGGAAAAGAGCAGCACACTCCAGAAGATGAAGATCCAACTGgaagaacagaaaactgaagTGAGTGAAAAAGACAAACAGCTTGAAGAGAAGGAGAGGATTGTAagtgagatacacacacagctaatggagagagaggagcaggttaaagagaaacagagacttCTAGAGGAGAGAAACAAGCAGCTGCAGGAAAGAACACATCCTCCATCATCAGTTCCAGTCAGGAGGAGAAAAAGCAAGCAGGGGGTTCATCCAGAGT TGAGTGGAGAGTCTCCTCCAGAGTCTGGTGGTGTATCAGAGCTGAGGCTGGTTCTGCTGGGGAGGACTGGAAGTGGGAAGAGTGCAGCAGGAAACAGGCTCCTGGGCCGAGAGGAGAGGAGCAGGGCTGGAGCGTCTACAGTGAGGCAGCAGAGTGAGAGCAGACAGGGCCAGGTGGCTGGGAGGCAGGTGACTGTGGTGGACACTCCTGACTATTTCAGTCctggactctctctggacgagcTGAGACAGGACGTGGGACTCTGTGTCCATCTGTTGGCCCCAGGACCCCACGCCTTCCTCCTAGTCATACCAGTGAAGGAGAcctcaggagaggagagagacatgcTGCAGAAAATGGAGGAGATGTTTGGAGAGAGATGCTGGAGGAACACCATGATCCTCTTCACCGTCACTGATGAAGACCAAGAGAAGAAGATTGAAGAGTTTGTCCAGTCAGGAAACCAGGAGGTCCAGAGCCTTGTGGAGAAATGTGGGAACAGGTTTCACTGTCTCAACATTAAAGAGAGTGGAGAGGGGTCTCAGgtctcagagctgctggagaagATCGAGAAGATGGTGGAAGGAAACAGAGAGAAGTTCTATAGCAGTGAGATGTACCTGGAGACAGAAGCTCAGATCAGAGCAATGGAGACAAAGATCATGAAAGAAATGGAGGAAAAGAGggtgaaggaagagagagaaatgaaggaaaaacatgaaaaggagCTGAAGAACTCTCTGAGAAGGATAGAGGGAGCAGTACAAGAGCACGAAGGAGAGATAAAACATCTTAACGACCGAACAACCGACCTAGAGAGAAGAATGAAAGAAGAGAAGGataaagagaaaaggagaggactgaaaagagagctggagagagagttAGACCGAAGGATAGAACTGGAAGAAAAGGTgaagagactgaaagagaagagagagagggacaggtgtgagatggaggagagacacagacgGGAGATGGAAGAGATCATGGAGACGTATGAAGGAGAAGCCAGAGCTGAGGCAGAGAGAAACTTAATGAAGATCCTGCTGCCTGAACTCCAGAGAAACATTTTGGCTTCAAAGACACAGATGCTGGAGGAGTTCAGCAGACAGATGGAGGAGAAGAACATGGAGCTGGAGAAACTGAGAGAGCATTACTCAGAGCTTAGAAAGACTCCAGCTGCAGAAGCTAATGCACAGCCCTCCAGGAGCAGTGGTGGATGGATGCGTTGTTTCTTGCCACGACGCACATGA